A genomic segment from Glycine soja cultivar W05 chromosome 18, ASM419377v2, whole genome shotgun sequence encodes:
- the LOC114397643 gene encoding leucine-rich repeat protein 1-like: METSQLFNVLAIFLLSDPFAVVNANSEGDALFAFRRAVKDPNNVLESWDPTLVDPCTWFHITCDDDKRVTRLDLGHAKLSGHLVPELGRLQRLQFLELYKNDLMGPIPKELGELKNLLSLGLYQNNLTGSIPATLSNLSNIKFLRLNSNKLTGRIPRELTKLGNLKILDLSNNDLCGTFPTYGSFSKFSQESFKNNPRLKGPELMGFVRYDTGESCK, translated from the exons ATGGAGACGAGCCAGCTTTTTAATGTTCTTGCCATTTTTCTTCTCTCGGACCCTTTTGCTGTTGTGAATGCAAACTCTGAAG GTGATGCTCTGTTCGCGTTCAGAAGAGCTGTGAAAGACCCAAATAACGTTCTAGAGAGCTGGGATCCAACTTTGGTGGATCCTTGTACATGGTTCCATATTACCTGTGATGATGATAAGCGAGTTACCCGACT AGACCTCGGACACGCAAAACTGTCTGGCCATTTGGTTCCAGAGCTAGGGAGGCTCCAGCGCCTTCAGTTCCT AGAACTGTACAAGAATGATTTGATGGGTCCAATACCAAAGGAACTTGGAGAACTCAAGAACCTGCTTAGCTTGGGTCTCTACCAGAATAACCTCACTGGCTCCATCCCCGCCACCCTCTCCAACCTCTCCAACATCAAATTCTT GCGACTCAACAGCAACAAGCTCACTGGAAGAATACCGAGGGAACTCACTAAGTTGGGAAACCTCAAGATCTT AGACCTATCAAACAATGATCTATGTGGTACTTTCCCGACATACGGCTCCTTTTCCAAGTTCTCCCAAGAAAG TTTCAAGAATAACCCAAGACTTAAAGGACCAGAATTAATGGGATTCGTCAGATATGATACTGGAGAAAGCTGCAAATGA
- the LOC114394861 gene encoding GSH-induced LITAF domain protein-like: MEKTEEKVAVGVPVQLYYGGENEYQRGMIPPNTVFGDPKGIPIQQTIYRDTPAPFNCPYCGDTALTTVRSKPSLAAFVGCFVPMMLGVCFLCPSMDCLWHKYHYCPKCQEKVADFEKSDPCAVMDPPHWTQESFALSG; this comes from the exons atggAGAAAACAGAGGAAAAGGTGGCGGTGGGCGTGCCAGTGCAATTGTATTACGGTGGAGAAAATGAATATCAAAGGGGAATGATCCCTCCTAACACGGTGTTTGGAGATCCAAAGGGCATCCCCATCCAGCAGACCATTTACAGGGACACTCCTGCTCCTTTCAACTGCCCTTACTGCGGTGACACCGCTCTCACTACCGTCAG ATCAAAGCCCAGTCTAGCAGCATTTGTTGGATGCTTTGTGCCGATGATGCTTGGAGTTTGCTTTCTTTGCCCTTCAATGGATTGCCTTTGGCATAAATATCACTACTGTCCTAAATGTCAAGAAAAG GTTGCTGACTTTGAGAAATCAGATCCCTGTGCTGTGATGGATCCACCACACTGGACTCAGGAGAGCTTTGCATTGTCTGGATAG
- the LOC114397642 gene encoding uncharacterized protein At2g33490 isoform X1, which translates to MKSSLKKLRGLALHNHKHVSSKSIRPLGQLDELARATQDMQDMRDCYDTLLSAAAATASSAYEFSESLRDMGSCLLQKTALNDHGDETGKLLLMLGKIQFKLHKLIDHYVTSYFLLSILSLFLSLSLSLSLSLSLSLFFSSLFSFPFQRSHIFQTITIPSESLLNELRIVEEMKRQCDEKRDLYDYMVTRYREGGRSKGGKGETFSLQQLQTAHDEYDEEATLFVFRLKSLKQGQSRSLLTQAARHHAAQLCFFKKAVKSLETVEPHVKSVTEQQHIDYHFSGLEEEDGDEGDYGDDVGGGYDENDDGELSFDYGQIEQDQDVSTSRNSMELDQVELTLPRDSTAEAAKENLDNLVRNLFSFKVRAGSQSAPLFADNKPDASEKLRQMRPSLSRKFSSYVLPTPVDAKSSTSSGSNNPKPSKMQANLNEPTKNLWHSSPLEQKKQEKDIGDEFSGSIVRSAQSVLKESNSNTASMRLPPPLIDSLLSSNRDYISAYSKKIKRHAFSGPLTSNPGPTKPVSVESVQLFSGPLLPAPIPQPPSSSPKASPSASPTLMTSPKISELHELPRPPTSFPSNSRLLGLVGHSGPLVSRGQKVTANNLVASSAASPLPMPPQAMARSFSIPSSGARVAALHMPRTLESSHRSSISENIASPPLMPISLSSRRPSLDG; encoded by the exons ATGAAGAGCTCTCTGAAAAAATTGCGAGGTCTGGCACTTCACAATCACAAGCATGTCTCCTCCAAGTCCATTCGGCCTCTGGGCCAGCTTGACGAGCTCGCCCGGGCAACCCAG GATATGCAAGACATGAGGGACTGCTATGACACCTTGCTTTCCGCCGCCGCAGCAACCGCCAGCAGTGCTTATG AATTCTCCGAGTCCTTGCGGGACATGGGCTCTTGTCTTCTTCAGAAGACTGCTTTAAATGATCACGGAGATGAAACTG GAAAACTTCTCCTCATGCTTGGCAAAATCCAGTTCAAACTCCACAAACTCATTGATCATTATGTCACTTCCTATTTCCTTCTCTCTattctttccctttttctttccctttctctctctctctctctctctctctctctctctctcttcttttcatcactcttttctttcccttttcagcGTTCTCATATATTCCAGACAATTACCATTCCCTCAGAGTCTCTCTTGAATGAACTTCGAATTGTCGAG gAGATGAAGCGGCAATGTGACGAGAAAAG AGACTTGTATGACTATATGGTAACAAGATATAGAGAAGGAGGCAGGTCTAAAGGTGGCAAAGGGGAGACTTTTTCATTGCAGCAGTTGCAAACTGCTCATGATGAATATGACGAAGAGGCTACATTGTTTGTTTTCCGATTGAAATCTCTGAAGCAAGGACAATCGCGTAGTCTTCTAACACAGGCAGCACGCCACCATGCTGCTCAG TTATGTTTCTTCAAGAAAGCAGTCAAGTCCCTTGAGACAGTAGAACCACATGTTAAATCAGTAACTGAACAGCAACACATTGATTACCACTTCAGTGGTCTTGAAGAGGAGGATGGGGATGAAGGTGATTATGGAGATGATGTTGGTGGTGGTTATGATGAGAATGATGATGGGGAGCTGAGTTTTGACTATGGACAAATCGAACAAGACCAAGATGTTTCTACATCACGAAACTCAATGGAG TTGGATCAGGTGGAACTTACACTTCCTAGAGATTCTACAGCTGAAGCTGCTAAG GAAAACTTAGACAACCTTGTAAGGAATTTGTTTTCCTTCAAGGTTAGGGCAGGGAGCCAATCTGCCCCACTTTTTGCTGATAATAAACCAGATGCAAGTGAAAAACTGAGACAAATGCGCCCATCTTTATCACGGAAGTTCAGTTCATATGTGCTACCCACACCAGTTGATGCTAAGAGTTCAACCTCTTCAGGGTCAAATAATCCAAAGCCTTCCAAAATGCAGGCAAATTTAAATGAACCTACAAAGAACTTGTGGCATTCATCCCCATTGGaacaaaagaaacaagaaaaagatataGGAGATGAGTTTTCTGGTTCAATTGTCAGAAGTGCACAGTCAGTACTCAAGGAAAGTAATAGCAATACTGCCTCCATGAGATTGCCGCCTCCTTTAATAGATAGTCTTTTATCCTCAAACCGTGATTACATTTCTGCTTACtctaaaaagattaaaagacaTGCCTTTTCTGGCCCATTGACAAGTAATCCTGGGCCTACCAAGCCTGTCTCCGTAGAAAGTGTTCAACTGTTCTCTGGACCTCTTTTGCCGGCTCCAATCCCTCAGCCTCCGTCATCATCTCCAAAAGCATCTCCTAGTGCTTCTCCTACTCTTATGACTTCACCCAAAATAAGTGAGCTTCATGAACTTCCTAGGCCTCCAACCAGTTTCCCCTCCAATTCAAGGCTTTTAGGTTTAGTGGGTCATTCTGGTCCATTGGTGTCTAGAGGTCAAAAGGTGACTGCAAATAATTTGGTTGCATCAAGTGCAGCATCTCCACTGCCAATGCCACCTCAGGCCATGGCTCGTAGTTTCTCCATACCTTCTAGTGGCGCAAGAGTGGCAGCATTACATATGCCAAGAACACTAGAATCCTCTCATAGATCATCTATATCTGAGAATATTGCTTCTCCTCCTCTGATGCCAATATCATTATCTAGTAGGCGGCCATCATTAGATGGCTGA
- the LOC114397642 gene encoding uncharacterized protein At2g33490 isoform X2: MKSSLKKLRGLALHNHKHVSSKSIRPLGQLDELARATQDMQDMRDCYDTLLSAAAATASSAYEFSESLRDMGSCLLQKTALNDHGDETGKLLLMLGKIQFKLHKLIDHYRSHIFQTITIPSESLLNELRIVEEMKRQCDEKRDLYDYMVTRYREGGRSKGGKGETFSLQQLQTAHDEYDEEATLFVFRLKSLKQGQSRSLLTQAARHHAAQLCFFKKAVKSLETVEPHVKSVTEQQHIDYHFSGLEEEDGDEGDYGDDVGGGYDENDDGELSFDYGQIEQDQDVSTSRNSMELDQVELTLPRDSTAEAAKENLDNLVRNLFSFKVRAGSQSAPLFADNKPDASEKLRQMRPSLSRKFSSYVLPTPVDAKSSTSSGSNNPKPSKMQANLNEPTKNLWHSSPLEQKKQEKDIGDEFSGSIVRSAQSVLKESNSNTASMRLPPPLIDSLLSSNRDYISAYSKKIKRHAFSGPLTSNPGPTKPVSVESVQLFSGPLLPAPIPQPPSSSPKASPSASPTLMTSPKISELHELPRPPTSFPSNSRLLGLVGHSGPLVSRGQKVTANNLVASSAASPLPMPPQAMARSFSIPSSGARVAALHMPRTLESSHRSSISENIASPPLMPISLSSRRPSLDG, from the exons ATGAAGAGCTCTCTGAAAAAATTGCGAGGTCTGGCACTTCACAATCACAAGCATGTCTCCTCCAAGTCCATTCGGCCTCTGGGCCAGCTTGACGAGCTCGCCCGGGCAACCCAG GATATGCAAGACATGAGGGACTGCTATGACACCTTGCTTTCCGCCGCCGCAGCAACCGCCAGCAGTGCTTATG AATTCTCCGAGTCCTTGCGGGACATGGGCTCTTGTCTTCTTCAGAAGACTGCTTTAAATGATCACGGAGATGAAACTG GAAAACTTCTCCTCATGCTTGGCAAAATCCAGTTCAAACTCCACAAACTCATTGATCATTAT cGTTCTCATATATTCCAGACAATTACCATTCCCTCAGAGTCTCTCTTGAATGAACTTCGAATTGTCGAG gAGATGAAGCGGCAATGTGACGAGAAAAG AGACTTGTATGACTATATGGTAACAAGATATAGAGAAGGAGGCAGGTCTAAAGGTGGCAAAGGGGAGACTTTTTCATTGCAGCAGTTGCAAACTGCTCATGATGAATATGACGAAGAGGCTACATTGTTTGTTTTCCGATTGAAATCTCTGAAGCAAGGACAATCGCGTAGTCTTCTAACACAGGCAGCACGCCACCATGCTGCTCAG TTATGTTTCTTCAAGAAAGCAGTCAAGTCCCTTGAGACAGTAGAACCACATGTTAAATCAGTAACTGAACAGCAACACATTGATTACCACTTCAGTGGTCTTGAAGAGGAGGATGGGGATGAAGGTGATTATGGAGATGATGTTGGTGGTGGTTATGATGAGAATGATGATGGGGAGCTGAGTTTTGACTATGGACAAATCGAACAAGACCAAGATGTTTCTACATCACGAAACTCAATGGAG TTGGATCAGGTGGAACTTACACTTCCTAGAGATTCTACAGCTGAAGCTGCTAAG GAAAACTTAGACAACCTTGTAAGGAATTTGTTTTCCTTCAAGGTTAGGGCAGGGAGCCAATCTGCCCCACTTTTTGCTGATAATAAACCAGATGCAAGTGAAAAACTGAGACAAATGCGCCCATCTTTATCACGGAAGTTCAGTTCATATGTGCTACCCACACCAGTTGATGCTAAGAGTTCAACCTCTTCAGGGTCAAATAATCCAAAGCCTTCCAAAATGCAGGCAAATTTAAATGAACCTACAAAGAACTTGTGGCATTCATCCCCATTGGaacaaaagaaacaagaaaaagatataGGAGATGAGTTTTCTGGTTCAATTGTCAGAAGTGCACAGTCAGTACTCAAGGAAAGTAATAGCAATACTGCCTCCATGAGATTGCCGCCTCCTTTAATAGATAGTCTTTTATCCTCAAACCGTGATTACATTTCTGCTTACtctaaaaagattaaaagacaTGCCTTTTCTGGCCCATTGACAAGTAATCCTGGGCCTACCAAGCCTGTCTCCGTAGAAAGTGTTCAACTGTTCTCTGGACCTCTTTTGCCGGCTCCAATCCCTCAGCCTCCGTCATCATCTCCAAAAGCATCTCCTAGTGCTTCTCCTACTCTTATGACTTCACCCAAAATAAGTGAGCTTCATGAACTTCCTAGGCCTCCAACCAGTTTCCCCTCCAATTCAAGGCTTTTAGGTTTAGTGGGTCATTCTGGTCCATTGGTGTCTAGAGGTCAAAAGGTGACTGCAAATAATTTGGTTGCATCAAGTGCAGCATCTCCACTGCCAATGCCACCTCAGGCCATGGCTCGTAGTTTCTCCATACCTTCTAGTGGCGCAAGAGTGGCAGCATTACATATGCCAAGAACACTAGAATCCTCTCATAGATCATCTATATCTGAGAATATTGCTTCTCCTCCTCTGATGCCAATATCATTATCTAGTAGGCGGCCATCATTAGATGGCTGA